CAGAGAATCACTAACAACAGAAGTCTTTATATCTATCGCACTTTTCAAGTCAACATTAcaaaagtgcttcacaaataaaaatctgagtttctcttaaaaaaaacaaagaacaggCACATAAGACAATTAAAGAAATACAATCCAGttagaaatgtaattaaatccagaaaaataagttaaatcACAAACAGTTCATGCTACACTGGGTctagtttaaacacaaataatgtgcacactttaaaataactttaaaatacaaatcatggttataatttaatgttaaactagataatgtttatttattccacagtggagttaaataaattatcacataaaaataaaacctgactCAGTGtagaatatattatatattattgcaGTTAAAATACTAGTTGTGCAGTTTTCAGTGACATCATGATATCGTCTCATGcaggttttatttaattataagaTTGATTCTGTTcagatgtaaagaaaaaataaataaaagtgatttattatgatttttaaatgtgcttcagACGTGAGGTCTCCCTAAATGAtccagtctaaaaaaaaaagtgcatgtcAGTCGCCTCCTacgtttcctctcctctgttcatGTTTCCTTCTTCACGTCCAGTGGGAGATGAAGAGTCGACGACTTCCTCATCAGAGCAGGGACGAGTTTATCAAACAGCAGCACTGAGCTCATCATCCCTGAAACAACCGGGAACAACAAGGCATTTAAAGAGCTGCTTTAAAGCTTTTAAGTGCTTCTTCCATGAGTTATCAGGACAATTTCACATTTAAGCAGCTTAACAGATCTGAGTCAACACTTTCAGTAccagaagaagaacatgaaatgttgttttcagtgtgaagTCTTGGAGTATTGGACTATTTTTTGCTCACCCAGCAGAGGTCCCAGCCAGTACACCAGGCTGTAGTCCAGGAAGGAGCTTCCTCTGCAGGGGAACTGGGTGGAGAAGGCCAGGGCGGGATTGAACACGGCTCCGGTCACTTTTCCACCTCAGAAACCAACacgtttcattattattattattattattattattattattgttgttattattattatatccatccatccatccatatcACCTGTATAAACCGCAGTTGTGATGACCGCAGCCACGGCGTGCACGCGGTATTTCTCCTCCATCGATCGCGTGTGCGTAATCGCGGTCTGCACCGCAAAGGCGCACGCGGACTCCACCGCAGCGGCCTCATGCAGGGGCGCGTGAATGGGGCTGATGCATTGGAAACCGAGCAACTTGTGCCGCACGTGCAGACCGGACCATCCCATCGACCAGAGCACGGGCACCGCGGCTCGCGCGGCCGCCGCCGCGGCGAACTGGCACGCGATCCTCCGCAGCGCACAGCCGCTGGAGAGTCTCGCGTGGTACGCGTGCTCGAGCGTACCGGAGGGGTTCCCGATGGCCCCGCTGAATGTCAGCGCGTGCACCACGGACGCCAGGTACGTGAAGGTGAGCGCGAGACGAGGTTCGATTCCGCCAACTTCGGACAGCAGCTTGAGCTCGTGCGTGCAGCAGCACAACTGGAAGGTGGACACGAGCTCCACCGCGTACACACAGAGCCCGGTGTCCGCGAGGGCCCGCGTCACGCACCTGCGGGTCGCCTCGCTCAGGACGATGATGCCCACGAGCACCGACAGAGACACCGACACGTCCGCGCTCATGTTCACGCTCTTCCCCCCACGCCCCGGTAAAAGCCTCGGATGCACcgggggctgctgctgctccacccCGGAGGATGCGAGGTCCAAACGGGAGCAAATGAGCTCGAGTCCCGGTGTCTCACATGGTGCGGAAGTGATGGAGCTTCgcagttttcctcctcctccctctttcagTTCATCTGCTCCActaattattaaatattcatatcgTTCTTCCTCTTCACGTCCCCCAGCTTCCATTTAAAACCCACTAAAATCTCATAAACCATCTCTGGGGACCAGCTACAGTCTGAGGTTGGctaatgaaacaataaataaccacactggctttttttttgtttaaccctttatggggaaCTCATTGAAGTACATGGGAATTTTAAAGTTCAACCCGTGTGTTATAGTAGGTCATCacaaaactttattattattattattactttt
This sequence is a window from Mugil cephalus isolate CIBA_MC_2020 chromosome 9, CIBA_Mcephalus_1.1, whole genome shotgun sequence. Protein-coding genes within it:
- the aqp11 gene encoding aquaporin-11, with the translated sequence MEAGGREEEERYEYLIISGADELKEGGGGKLRSSITSAPCETPGLELICSRLDLASSGVEQQQPPVHPRLLPGRGGKSVNMSADVSVSLSVLVGIIVLSEATRRCVTRALADTGLCVYAVELVSTFQLCCCTHELKLLSEVGGIEPRLALTFTYLASVVHALTFSGAIGNPSGTLEHAYHARLSSGCALRRIACQFAAAAAARAAVPVLWSMGWSGLHVRHKLLGFQCISPIHAPLHEAAAVESACAFAVQTAITHTRSMEEKYRVHAVAAVITTAVYTGGKVTGAVFNPALAFSTQFPCRGSSFLDYSLVYWLGPLLGMMSSVLLFDKLVPALMRKSSTLHLPLDVKKET